The following proteins are co-located in the Haloplanus sp. HW8-1 genome:
- a CDS encoding HpcH/HpaI aldolase/citrate lyase family protein, translating to MSVDRSYLFVPGSDADGVAEAIGSVADVVIVDLEDTVSPDAKAAARTRTLETLTDHDERSQRLAVRVNGVDTERGIEDVRAIATADVRPDLLLLPDVRDASEVRLVDDVLNEYDAGVGLHPLIEKPSALFDAQGIARVSERLHGLMFAAIDFQMNMGMSILDETDLSVPRFLLSMAANGAGIHAVDKPNLAAVHDEERTRAEARAAKAVGFDGKAAMTTEQAAVINDVFTPSAEEVARAKRVIEAFEATEEGVAVIEGAAVDKPVVDQLRALVDRAESGG from the coding sequence ATGTCCGTCGATCGCAGTTACCTGTTCGTTCCCGGCTCCGACGCCGACGGCGTCGCCGAGGCCATCGGCTCGGTCGCCGACGTCGTGATCGTCGACCTCGAAGACACCGTCAGCCCCGACGCGAAGGCGGCGGCACGGACGCGGACGCTCGAAACGCTCACCGACCACGACGAGCGGTCACAGCGCCTCGCCGTCCGCGTCAACGGCGTCGACACCGAGCGCGGAATCGAGGACGTCCGGGCCATCGCGACCGCCGACGTCCGCCCGGATCTGCTCTTGCTCCCCGACGTGCGGGACGCGAGCGAGGTCCGTCTCGTCGACGACGTACTGAACGAGTACGACGCCGGGGTCGGCCTCCATCCGCTGATCGAGAAGCCGAGCGCACTGTTCGACGCCCAGGGGATCGCCCGGGTGAGCGAACGGCTCCACGGCCTGATGTTCGCGGCGATCGACTTCCAGATGAACATGGGGATGTCGATCCTCGACGAGACCGACCTCTCGGTCCCGCGGTTCCTGCTGTCGATGGCGGCAAACGGCGCGGGAATCCACGCCGTCGACAAACCCAACCTCGCCGCAGTCCACGACGAGGAGCGAACGCGGGCCGAGGCGCGGGCGGCCAAGGCCGTCGGCTTCGACGGGAAGGCGGCGATGACGACCGAGCAGGCGGCGGTCATCAACGACGTCTTCACGCCGTCGGCCGAGGAGGTGGCCCGCGCAAAGCGGGTCATCGAGGCCTTCGAGGCGACCGAGGAGGGCGTGGCCGTGATCGAGGGGGCGGCGGTCGACAAACCGGTCGTCGATCAGCTTCGAGCGCTGGTGGACCGAGCCGAATCGGGCGGGTGA
- a CDS encoding zinc-binding dehydrogenase: protein MASNTRGRIACLNGTKNVELKEFDVPSPGPDAIVTEIVRANVCGSELHMWRGGHPKIDDGPLGHEGLCRIVELGENVTTDNAGRPVEEGDLIVPTYFAICESCTRCGAGEFRLCEHAYDHWSQSADVPPHFHGTFASHYYVYPDQFFYKVPPELDEGPAASANCALAQVLGGLDAVDVGWGDTVVVQGAGGLGLNTVAAASERGAETIVIDGVADRLDLAERFGADHTVDLRTYDSVEQRAERVRELTGGDGADVGVEVAGVPEAFAEGIELLRAGGRYLEMGNVVPGHTTEFDPGAMTRKSIDVRSVMRYDPWYLRTALEFLHETGDDYPFEELVGEGYPLDEVDAAIRRSDERDVARASLVPE, encoded by the coding sequence ATGGCATCGAACACTCGCGGACGCATCGCCTGTCTGAACGGAACGAAAAACGTCGAGCTGAAGGAGTTCGACGTTCCCTCGCCGGGGCCGGACGCCATCGTGACCGAAATCGTCCGTGCCAACGTCTGTGGGTCGGAACTGCACATGTGGCGGGGCGGTCACCCGAAGATCGACGACGGCCCCCTCGGCCACGAGGGACTCTGCCGCATCGTCGAACTCGGTGAGAACGTCACGACCGACAACGCGGGGCGGCCGGTCGAGGAGGGCGACCTCATCGTCCCGACGTACTTCGCGATCTGTGAGTCGTGTACTCGGTGTGGCGCCGGCGAGTTCCGCCTCTGTGAACACGCCTACGACCACTGGTCCCAGTCCGCGGACGTACCGCCGCACTTCCACGGCACGTTCGCGTCCCACTACTACGTCTACCCCGACCAGTTCTTCTACAAGGTACCCCCGGAACTCGACGAGGGCCCGGCCGCGAGCGCGAACTGTGCGCTCGCGCAGGTACTCGGCGGCCTCGACGCGGTCGACGTGGGGTGGGGGGATACGGTCGTCGTCCAGGGGGCCGGCGGCCTCGGACTCAACACCGTCGCGGCGGCGAGCGAGCGCGGCGCCGAGACCATCGTGATCGACGGGGTGGCGGACCGCCTCGACCTGGCCGAACGCTTCGGTGCGGATCACACCGTCGACCTCCGAACGTACGACTCGGTCGAGCAACGGGCCGAGAGGGTCCGTGAGTTGACCGGGGGCGACGGGGCGGACGTCGGCGTCGAAGTCGCCGGCGTTCCCGAGGCGTTCGCCGAGGGGATCGAACTCCTCAGAGCCGGCGGGCGCTACCTCGAGATGGGGAACGTCGTTCCCGGCCACACGACCGAGTTCGACCCCGGCGCGATGACCCGCAAGTCGATCGACGTGCGGTCCGTGATGCGGTACGACCCCTGGTATCTCCGGACCGCCCTCGAGTTCCTGCACGAGACGGGCGACGACTACCCGTTCGAGGAACTGGTCGGCGAGGGCTATCCGCTCGACGAAGTCGACGCCGCCATCCGCCGGTCCGACGAGCGCGACGTCGCCCGGGCGTCGCTCGTCCCCGAGTGA
- a CDS encoding HAD-IIA family hydrolase has protein sequence MLADEYEALLFDLDGVVFVGDEPVRGAVETLRRLRDAGKEIQFVTNNSQHTRREFAEKLAAFGIDARPVEITSAASATAEYLADRGVESVYLVGMDGLRAELRQRGIADRERDADAVVVGFDPTVTYDDIATATSLVYDRDLPLVATSGDTSYPSGDGVAPGTGAILRAIEAASDTEATVVGKPNAPLFDRALGRISTRPVAMVGDTPSADVAGANRAGIDSILVSLHCRAGHDVDPSPDVRIETPLDLVDPDPRR, from the coding sequence ATGCTCGCAGACGAGTACGAGGCGCTTCTCTTCGACCTCGACGGCGTCGTCTTCGTCGGCGACGAACCGGTCAGGGGTGCCGTCGAGACGCTCCGACGACTCCGGGACGCCGGCAAGGAGATCCAGTTCGTCACCAACAACTCACAGCACACGCGCCGGGAGTTCGCCGAGAAGCTCGCGGCGTTCGGAATCGACGCCCGGCCGGTCGAGATCACGAGCGCTGCGTCGGCGACGGCCGAGTATCTCGCGGATCGGGGCGTCGAGAGCGTCTACCTCGTGGGAATGGACGGCCTTCGGGCGGAGTTGCGCCAGCGGGGGATCGCCGACCGTGAACGCGACGCCGACGCCGTCGTGGTGGGGTTCGATCCGACGGTCACGTACGACGACATCGCGACGGCGACCAGCCTCGTCTACGACCGGGACCTGCCGCTGGTCGCGACGAGCGGAGACACCTCCTACCCGTCCGGCGACGGGGTCGCACCGGGGACGGGTGCGATCCTCCGGGCGATCGAAGCCGCGAGCGACACGGAAGCGACGGTCGTGGGGAAGCCGAACGCCCCGCTGTTCGACCGGGCGCTCGGCCGGATCTCGACACGGCCCGTCGCGATGGTCGGAGACACGCCGAGTGCGGACGTTGCGGGCGCCAACCGCGCGGGGATCGACAGCATCCTCGTCTCGCTGCACTGCCGGGCGGGCCACGACGTCGATCCGTCGCCTGACGTCCGGATCGAGACGCCGCTCGACCTCGTCGATCCCGACCCCCGGCGATAG
- a CDS encoding ribulose-bisphosphate carboxylase large subunit family protein, with protein sequence MAERFTATYRIETPESPQAAAEAMAGEQSASTFVDVPGQTDDLQRRHGATVVDVTELETTTEPTLPGVDADADEYTRATVQIGYPLDNLGVSVPQLRTTVAGNVFEMQPLSGVRLMDIDVPAAYGSACPTPQFGISGTRDLIDVHDRPIVGTIVKPSVGLSPGETASLVETLVEAGVDFIKDDELIADPPYSRFEERVEAVMSVINEHESETGKRVMYAFNVTGDVDEMRRRHDVVRDAGGSCVMVSLNSVGLAGVLALRRHSDLPIHGHRNGWGALSRCPSLGFEYTAYQKLWRLAGVDHLHVNGIRNKFTESDESVVASARAVQRPIPGDDGALPVFSSGQWAGQAHDTYEALGNVDLMYLAGGGIMGHPDGPAGGVDALKQGWEAAMAGVSLAEYATDHAALRRSMEAFGDDE encoded by the coding sequence ATGGCGGAGCGCTTCACTGCGACCTACCGGATCGAGACCCCGGAGTCGCCCCAGGCGGCGGCCGAGGCGATGGCCGGCGAGCAGTCGGCGAGCACGTTCGTCGACGTTCCGGGCCAGACGGATGACCTACAGCGGCGCCACGGCGCGACGGTCGTCGACGTGACCGAACTGGAGACGACGACGGAGCCGACGCTTCCGGGCGTCGACGCCGACGCCGACGAGTACACCCGCGCCACGGTGCAGATCGGATACCCCCTCGACAATCTCGGGGTTTCGGTACCCCAACTCCGCACGACGGTCGCCGGCAACGTCTTCGAGATGCAACCGCTCTCCGGGGTGCGACTGATGGACATCGACGTGCCGGCGGCGTACGGGTCGGCGTGTCCGACCCCGCAGTTCGGGATCTCGGGGACCCGCGACCTGATCGACGTCCACGACCGCCCGATCGTCGGAACGATCGTCAAGCCGAGCGTGGGGCTGTCGCCGGGGGAGACGGCATCGCTCGTCGAGACGCTCGTCGAGGCTGGCGTCGACTTCATCAAGGACGACGAACTCATCGCCGATCCGCCCTACTCCCGGTTCGAGGAGCGGGTCGAGGCGGTCATGTCGGTCATCAACGAGCACGAATCGGAGACGGGCAAACGGGTGATGTACGCGTTCAACGTCACCGGCGACGTCGACGAGATGCGGCGCCGCCACGACGTGGTCCGCGACGCCGGCGGGAGCTGTGTCATGGTCAGCCTCAACAGCGTCGGCCTCGCGGGCGTCCTAGCGCTGCGCCGGCACAGCGACCTGCCCATCCACGGACACCGGAACGGCTGGGGGGCGCTCTCGCGGTGTCCCTCCCTCGGCTTCGAGTATACGGCCTACCAGAAGCTCTGGCGCCTCGCCGGCGTCGACCACCTCCACGTCAACGGCATCCGGAACAAGTTCACCGAGTCCGACGAGTCGGTCGTCGCCTCCGCGCGGGCGGTCCAGCGACCGATCCCGGGGGACGACGGCGCCCTCCCCGTGTTCTCCTCCGGCCAGTGGGCCGGACAGGCCCACGACACCTACGAGGCGCTGGGCAACGTGGACCTGATGTATCTCGCCGGGGGCGGGATCATGGGGCACCCGGACGGCCCGGCCGGGGGCGTCGACGCGCTGAAGCAGGGCTGGGAGGCCGCCATGGCCGGCGTCTCGCTCGCGGAGTACGCGACCGATCACGCGGCGCTCCGCCGCTCGATGGAGGCGTTCGGGGACGATGAGTGA
- a CDS encoding four-carbon acid sugar kinase family protein: MSDDDLLLAYYGDDLTGSTDAMEALGLGGVRTALFLEPPTESELTGRFADLDAVGVAGRSRSMSPDEMDEVLPDHFERLADLDPAFVQYKVCSTFDSAPDVGSIGHAVDIGQDVFDSPFVPVVVGVPALERYVVFGNLFATVDDRTYRIDRHPTMSDHPVTPMTEGDLCRHLGDQTDRRTDRFDVLALESGGVDAAFARLVASDPEVVLFDTLDDSHLQRIGRLLWAYALELAGGDADTNTDDDGPLFAVGSSGLGYALTAYWAETGAVSPPESIPTADPVDRIAVMSGSASPETAAQIDAALAREDFTGVRLDTPALVDPERVATERDRVVDAATDALAAGDSVVMYAARGPDDPAIERTRAAAERQGIDDVGGRIGREQGAIFEAVLSESDVSRACIAGGDTSGYVAPALDIYALEFHSPIAPGCPLCIASSDTEEFDRLQLSLKGGQTGGERYFENVRRGQSDHWP; the protein is encoded by the coding sequence ATGAGTGACGACGACCTCCTCCTCGCGTACTACGGGGACGACCTGACGGGATCGACGGACGCGATGGAGGCGCTCGGTCTCGGCGGCGTGCGCACGGCGCTGTTTCTCGAACCGCCGACGGAGTCGGAGCTGACGGGGCGGTTCGCGGACCTCGATGCGGTCGGCGTCGCCGGCCGGAGTCGGTCGATGTCGCCCGACGAGATGGACGAGGTGTTGCCGGACCACTTCGAACGACTCGCGGACCTCGACCCGGCGTTCGTCCAGTACAAGGTCTGTTCGACCTTCGACTCGGCGCCCGACGTCGGGAGCATCGGCCACGCCGTCGACATCGGCCAGGACGTGTTCGACTCTCCCTTCGTCCCCGTGGTGGTCGGGGTGCCGGCCCTGGAGCGGTACGTCGTCTTCGGGAACCTGTTTGCGACCGTCGACGACCGCACCTACCGCATCGACCGCCACCCGACGATGAGCGACCACCCGGTGACGCCGATGACCGAGGGCGACCTCTGTCGACACCTCGGCGACCAGACGGACCGGCGGACGGACCGTTTCGACGTGCTCGCCCTCGAGAGCGGGGGGGTCGACGCCGCGTTCGCACGTCTCGTGGCCTCGGACCCGGAGGTCGTCCTCTTCGATACGCTCGACGACTCACACTTACAGCGGATCGGTCGTCTGCTCTGGGCGTATGCGCTCGAACTCGCGGGCGGGGACGCGGACACGAACACGGACGACGACGGTCCTCTCTTCGCGGTCGGTTCCTCGGGACTGGGGTACGCCCTGACCGCGTACTGGGCCGAGACAGGTGCCGTCTCGCCGCCCGAATCGATTCCGACGGCGGACCCCGTCGACCGCATCGCCGTCATGTCCGGGAGCGCGTCGCCAGAGACGGCCGCACAGATCGACGCCGCTCTCGCCCGCGAGGACTTCACGGGCGTCAGACTCGACACCCCCGCGCTCGTCGACCCCGAGCGCGTGGCGACAGAGCGCGACCGGGTCGTCGACGCGGCGACCGACGCGCTCGCCGCCGGCGACAGCGTCGTCATGTACGCGGCCCGGGGGCCGGACGACCCGGCGATCGAGCGGACCCGTGCGGCCGCCGAGCGCCAGGGGATCGACGACGTTGGCGGCCGGATCGGTCGCGAGCAGGGTGCCATCTTCGAGGCCGTCCTCTCCGAGTCGGACGTCTCGCGGGCGTGTATCGCCGGTGGCGACACCAGCGGCTACGTCGCGCCGGCGCTCGACATCTACGCGCTGGAGTTCCACAGTCCGATCGCCCCCGGCTGTCCGCTCTGTATCGCGAGTTCCGACACCGAGGAGTTCGACCGCCTGCAACTGTCGCTCAAGGGCGGACAGACGGGCGGGGAACGGTATTTCGAGAACGTCCGACGCGGCCAGTCCGACCACTGGCCCTGA
- a CDS encoding universal stress protein, protein MAIVAAVDDDGDNSRTLTVAKDLAEKYDTRLMVLNVLPQDLFKERQTNIASQPSTDATYTLNDGEDDAAEVAAEVAEAALGSLQDVETAGRVGGAAKEILKFARDVDAEYLVIGGRKQSPVGKAIFGSTTQSILLQADRPVTVVMPEEED, encoded by the coding sequence ATGGCAATCGTAGCTGCCGTCGACGACGACGGCGACAACAGTCGGACGCTGACGGTCGCAAAGGACCTCGCGGAGAAGTACGACACGCGACTGATGGTTCTCAACGTCCTCCCCCAGGACCTGTTCAAGGAGCGCCAGACGAACATCGCGAGCCAGCCGTCGACCGACGCGACCTACACGCTCAACGACGGGGAAGACGACGCCGCGGAGGTGGCCGCCGAGGTCGCCGAGGCAGCCCTCGGATCGCTGCAAGACGTCGAAACGGCCGGGCGCGTGGGGGGGGCTGCCAAGGAGATCCTCAAGTTCGCCCGCGACGTCGACGCGGAGTACCTCGTCATCGGCGGTCGGAAGCAGTCGCCGGTCGGGAAGGCGATCTTCGGCAGTACGACCCAGTCGATCCTCCTGCAGGCTGACCGGCCGGTGACGGTCGTCATGCCCGAAGAGGAGGACTGA
- a CDS encoding asparaginase, whose translation MRVTLLATGGTIASTGDDGDGATPELDAAAIERRVPEVDGVDDVAVETFATIPSPHMTVERLWALTERLRDLEPETDAVVVTHGTDTLEETAYFLDLCYDGPLPVAITGAMRTASDPTPDGPMNVEAGLRAVASDGAPAGRVVVAFAGSLYAARDASKTHTTAIDAFESREFGPLGTVDYSGVTWRRRETGVETYTPDPDALSNDVFGMTVTADLPPSHLEPGTESDAVCLASLGAGHVPPAVVPAVAEIRDAGVPVVVTSRCGAGRLASTTYDYSGSERFLAELGCHVTDLQLPKARIKTVVALAADRLDDAFERR comes from the coding sequence ATGAGGGTCACGCTCCTCGCCACCGGCGGAACGATCGCCTCGACCGGGGACGACGGCGACGGGGCGACACCGGAACTCGACGCGGCGGCGATCGAGCGTCGCGTCCCCGAGGTCGACGGGGTGGACGACGTCGCCGTCGAGACGTTCGCGACCATCCCGAGCCCGCACATGACGGTCGAGCGGCTGTGGGCGTTGACCGAGCGGCTCCGCGACCTCGAACCCGAGACGGACGCCGTCGTCGTGACCCACGGCACGGATACCCTCGAGGAGACCGCCTACTTCCTGGACCTGTGTTACGACGGCCCGCTCCCCGTGGCGATCACGGGCGCGATGCGGACCGCGTCCGATCCGACCCCGGACGGCCCGATGAACGTCGAGGCGGGGCTCCGGGCGGTCGCGAGCGACGGCGCCCCGGCGGGGCGGGTCGTCGTCGCCTTCGCCGGCTCCCTCTATGCGGCCCGCGACGCGAGCAAGACGCATACGACGGCCATCGACGCGTTCGAATCGAGGGAGTTCGGTCCCCTGGGCACCGTCGATTACTCGGGCGTCACGTGGCGGCGTCGCGAGACCGGTGTGGAGACCTACACCCCCGATCCCGACGCCCTCTCGAACGACGTCTTCGGGATGACCGTGACCGCGGATCTGCCGCCTTCGCATCTCGAACCCGGCACCGAGAGCGACGCCGTCTGTCTGGCGTCGCTGGGCGCCGGGCACGTCCCGCCGGCCGTCGTCCCGGCCGTCGCTGAGATCCGGGACGCGGGCGTCCCCGTCGTGGTCACCTCCCGGTGTGGCGCCGGACGGCTCGCCAGCACCACCTACGACTACTCCGGGAGCGAGCGGTTCCTCGCCGAACTCGGCTGTCACGTGACCGACCTCCAGCTCCCGAAAGCGCGGATCAAAACAGTCGTCGCGCTGGCCGCCGACCGACTCGACGACGCGTTCGAGCGTCGGTGA
- a CDS encoding NAD(P)-dependent oxidoreductase, with protein MSIGVIGLGKVGRGIAKNLVAAGYDVVGFDLDEDACAKASEHGVDVAENNPEVARRCSTIILSLPHPDASQAAVEAIVEHGEPGTDVFDTSTLSALRAQELAALADEGGVHYFDCPITGGEVGAQAGELTIMAGGDPDRIEANAEVLSVISTDVYHIGEVGDAQFVKLIHNHVGQTTLVIFIEGLLLADEFGVDPTVLYRTLRHYTQIYDDKLDSFFSNNFGEEFEAHFRPEGEEGIYRNRFNLDVAHKDLVELKSLADKYETYLPLGNFVEQFHREGMNAGYGDKPHPLLLEYFEENFDTEIETTEQGREKSHGKIV; from the coding sequence ATGTCAATCGGAGTCATCGGACTCGGTAAGGTAGGCAGGGGTATCGCCAAAAACCTCGTCGCGGCCGGCTACGACGTCGTCGGGTTCGACCTCGACGAGGACGCCTGCGCGAAGGCGAGCGAGCACGGCGTCGACGTCGCCGAGAACAATCCCGAGGTGGCGCGGCGCTGTTCGACGATCATCCTGTCGCTGCCCCACCCCGACGCGAGCCAGGCGGCCGTGGAGGCCATCGTCGAACACGGGGAGCCCGGGACCGACGTGTTCGATACGAGCACGCTCTCGGCGCTCCGGGCACAGGAACTCGCCGCCCTCGCGGACGAGGGTGGCGTCCACTACTTCGACTGCCCGATCACCGGCGGCGAGGTGGGGGCACAGGCCGGCGAACTCACGATCATGGCAGGCGGGGATCCGGACCGCATCGAGGCGAACGCCGAGGTTCTCTCGGTCATCTCGACGGACGTCTACCACATCGGCGAGGTCGGCGACGCGCAGTTCGTGAAACTGATCCACAACCACGTCGGCCAGACGACCCTCGTCATCTTCATCGAGGGGCTGTTGCTCGCCGACGAGTTCGGCGTCGATCCGACCGTTCTCTACCGGACGCTGCGCCACTACACGCAGATCTACGACGACAAACTCGACAGTTTCTTCTCCAACAACTTCGGCGAGGAGTTCGAGGCGCACTTCCGCCCCGAGGGCGAGGAGGGCATCTACCGGAACCGGTTCAACCTCGACGTCGCCCACAAGGACCTGGTCGAACTGAAGAGCCTCGCCGACAAGTACGAGACGTATCTCCCGCTCGGTAACTTCGTCGAGCAGTTCCACCGCGAGGGGATGAACGCGGGGTACGGCGACAAGCCCCACCCGCTCCTGCTCGAGTACTTCGAGGAGAACTTCGACACCGAAATCGAAACGACCGAGCAGGGCCGCGAGAAGAGCCACGGCAAGATCGTCTGA
- a CDS encoding UxaA family hydrolase, whose protein sequence is MEATFSGFRRDDGRIGVRNHVAIVPTSVSVSSIASTIADEAGEWARATPHQMGTSQPKGTREQTRRTLAGIGTNPNVGGTLVVELGTEDLDAEGLADDIARAGTPVSTLTVREVGGTRAALDEGERLAAALYDEARNARREEADVSELVFGVECGGSDATSGIAANPAVGHACDRLVEAGGTVSFSETPEFIGAEHTLAERCTDEETRRRLLDRVDQRESQAELMGVDLRGAQPTPGNKEGGLTTVEEKSLGAIAKGGTTPVEGMVDYAERLPTGAGLVLMDTPGYDVESVVGKVSGGAQVVAFTTGRGSTTGNPIAPVIKVTGNPNTWEEMSSNIDVNASTVVDGAPISAAGDRVYETLVAVADGRRTAAERRHLEEFAINEIQPNELASTEVDV, encoded by the coding sequence ATGGAAGCCACGTTCTCCGGATTCAGACGAGACGACGGCCGCATCGGCGTCCGAAACCACGTCGCAATCGTTCCGACGTCCGTCTCGGTCAGTTCCATCGCGAGTACGATCGCCGACGAGGCCGGCGAGTGGGCGCGCGCGACGCCCCACCAGATGGGGACGTCCCAACCGAAGGGTACGCGCGAACAGACCCGACGAACGCTGGCCGGCATCGGTACGAACCCGAACGTGGGCGGCACGCTCGTCGTCGAACTCGGGACCGAGGACCTCGACGCCGAGGGGTTGGCCGACGACATCGCGCGGGCGGGTACCCCGGTCAGCACGCTCACCGTCCGCGAGGTCGGCGGGACCCGCGCGGCGCTCGACGAGGGGGAACGCCTCGCGGCGGCGCTCTACGACGAGGCCCGGAACGCCCGCCGCGAGGAGGCGGACGTGAGCGAACTCGTCTTCGGCGTCGAGTGTGGGGGCAGCGACGCGACCAGCGGGATCGCGGCGAACCCGGCGGTCGGTCACGCCTGTGATCGCCTCGTCGAGGCCGGGGGGACGGTCTCGTTCAGCGAGACGCCGGAGTTCATCGGGGCCGAACACACGCTGGCCGAACGCTGTACCGACGAGGAGACGCGCCGCCGCCTGCTCGATCGGGTCGACCAGCGGGAGAGCCAGGCCGAACTCATGGGCGTCGACCTGCGGGGCGCTCAGCCCACCCCCGGCAACAAGGAGGGCGGACTCACCACCGTCGAGGAGAAGAGCCTGGGTGCGATCGCGAAAGGTGGGACCACACCCGTCGAGGGGATGGTCGACTACGCCGAGCGACTCCCGACGGGCGCCGGCCTCGTCCTGATGGATACACCCGGCTACGACGTCGAGAGCGTCGTCGGAAAAGTGAGCGGCGGTGCGCAGGTGGTTGCCTTTACCACCGGCCGCGGGAGCACGACCGGGAACCCGATCGCCCCCGTGATCAAGGTGACCGGCAACCCGAACACCTGGGAGGAGATGTCGAGCAACATCGACGTGAACGCCAGTACCGTCGTCGACGGGGCGCCGATATCGGCGGCCGGCGACCGCGTCTACGAGACGCTCGTCGCGGTGGCCGACGGCCGGCGGACGGCCGCCGAGCGGCGTCACCTCGAGGAGTTCGCGATCAACGAGATCCAGCCCAACGAACTCGCCTCGACGGAGGTGGACGTATGA
- a CDS encoding UxaA family hydrolase: MKGETFEDVALRMDDRDDVATALADLSAGRNLDVGENTVTLAEDVPFGHKLALRPLGAGDEIVKYGEVIGVASADIDAGEWVHTHNCESMRGRGDKAATEGSA, translated from the coding sequence ATGAAAGGCGAGACCTTCGAGGACGTCGCCCTGCGGATGGACGACCGGGACGACGTCGCGACCGCGCTGGCGGATCTCTCGGCCGGCCGCAATCTCGATGTCGGCGAGAACACGGTCACGCTCGCAGAGGACGTCCCCTTCGGCCACAAACTGGCGCTGCGACCGCTCGGCGCCGGCGACGAGATCGTCAAGTACGGCGAAGTGATCGGCGTCGCGAGCGCCGACATCGACGCCGGCGAGTGGGTCCACACGCACAACTGCGAGAGCATGCGCGGTCGCGGCGACAAGGCCGCCACGGAGGGATCGGCGTGA
- a CDS encoding UxaA family hydrolase, with product MTDAGSVGSPQGSVVRDDGAVGVRDRVLVLPSVICSHVVAERIAERVPGAVATPHDHGCAQLGADIDQTTRTFRNLARNPNVAGTLVVGLGCEGVQSDDVAADLDARSVPVREVAIQDVGGTDACIDAGTTLARDLVDGGSASSPSGRVSLGDLTVGVVVGAPHASNVDVAEPVVGEFVADLVDAGGRAILAGAERFVAHPEAARERATPAAADDVTALVERHRDRPAKVRRLQRMAESEPFDELTRAIPDRPIEEIVEYGARAATPAGVALLDSPSEFAEAATGLVAAGAQLIVHVTADGVTTGHPLAPVVKVSGDGTTVDALPDDIDVDARSVTAADLRERVLAIADGEPCRAERHGVTSFAITRVGPSM from the coding sequence GTGACCGACGCCGGATCCGTCGGGTCGCCACAGGGGTCGGTCGTCCGCGACGACGGGGCGGTCGGCGTCCGGGACCGGGTGCTCGTCCTCCCGTCGGTGATCTGTTCACACGTTGTCGCCGAGCGCATCGCCGAGCGGGTCCCGGGTGCGGTCGCCACGCCCCACGACCACGGCTGTGCACAGCTCGGAGCCGACATCGACCAGACCACCCGGACGTTCCGCAACCTCGCGAGGAACCCGAACGTCGCCGGCACGCTCGTCGTGGGGCTGGGCTGTGAGGGCGTCCAGAGCGACGACGTGGCCGCCGACCTCGACGCCCGGTCGGTGCCGGTTCGCGAGGTGGCGATCCAGGACGTCGGCGGCACCGACGCCTGTATCGACGCCGGGACGACGCTGGCGCGTGACCTGGTCGACGGCGGATCGGCGTCGAGCCCCTCCGGGCGCGTCTCCCTCGGCGACCTCACCGTCGGCGTCGTCGTAGGCGCCCCACACGCGTCGAACGTCGACGTCGCCGAACCGGTCGTCGGCGAGTTCGTCGCCGACCTGGTCGACGCCGGGGGGCGGGCGATCCTCGCGGGCGCCGAACGGTTCGTCGCCCATCCCGAGGCCGCACGCGAACGGGCGACGCCCGCGGCGGCCGACGACGTGACTGCGCTCGTCGAGCGCCACCGCGACCGCCCGGCGAAGGTGCGGCGGTTGCAGCGCATGGCGGAGAGCGAACCCTTCGACGAACTGACCCGGGCCATCCCGGACCGGCCGATCGAGGAGATCGTCGAGTACGGTGCTCGGGCTGCGACGCCCGCGGGCGTCGCGTTGCTCGACTCGCCGTCGGAGTTCGCCGAAGCGGCGACCGGCCTCGTCGCCGCCGGCGCACAGTTGATCGTCCACGTCACCGCCGACGGCGTGACGACCGGCCACCCGCTGGCGCCCGTGGTCAAGGTAAGCGGCGACGGGACGACCGTCGACGCGCTGCCGGACGACATCGACGTGGACGCGCGGTCCGTAACGGCCGCCGACCTCCGCGAGCGCGTGCTAGCGATCGCCGACGGCGAGCCCTGTCGTGCCGAGCGACACGGCGTGACGTCGTTCGCGATCACGCGCGTCGGACCGTCGATGTAG